In one Hyphomicrobium sp. 99 genomic region, the following are encoded:
- a CDS encoding DUF3617 family protein, with translation MKIHRQTLSPIFLLALISGAAADPVELPARKPGYWEIAIAHGSKATFAMTVHACIDAATDKAMMQAGTSAMEAMCSDHEIKRQGEAYVWDTKCTMGPMKTTSHVVITGDFQSAYQIEITGDISGLPSSEKTLTTQKAKWMSDACPAGVKPGDMQMPGGITLNVGDMINSLGVAKTPWQP, from the coding sequence GTGAAAATTCACCGTCAAACGCTATCGCCAATATTTCTCCTCGCCTTAATCTCCGGCGCTGCGGCCGATCCGGTCGAACTGCCGGCGCGAAAACCGGGGTATTGGGAGATTGCCATTGCGCACGGATCGAAGGCGACTTTCGCAATGACGGTGCATGCCTGCATCGATGCGGCGACCGATAAAGCCATGATGCAGGCGGGAACCTCGGCGATGGAGGCGATGTGTTCCGATCATGAGATCAAGCGCCAGGGCGAGGCTTACGTTTGGGACACCAAGTGTACGATGGGTCCGATGAAGACGACGTCACACGTGGTGATCACCGGCGATTTCCAATCGGCCTATCAGATCGAAATCACCGGAGATATTTCAGGCCTGCCGTCGTCTGAAAAAACGCTGACGACGCAAAAGGCGAAGTGGATGTCTGACGCTTGTCCCGCAGGCGTCAAGCCGGGCGATATGCAAATGCCGGGCGGCATTACGTTGAACGTTGGCGATATGATCAACTCGCTCGGCGTGGCGAAGACGCCCTGGCAGCCTTAG
- a CDS encoding acyl-CoA thioesterase produces MAAESPEEKRHRTAPHLPMPTGDPVIRTIAMPADTNPAGDIFGGWIMSQMDLAAGNAAARISQGRCATVAVEGMSFHSPVKVGDELTVWARLIKRGRSSMTFDVQAWRRPRDREAQTCVTRAHFTFVALDDNGRPRPLPDSADGEGWV; encoded by the coding sequence ATGGCAGCCGAAAGTCCCGAAGAAAAGCGGCACCGGACGGCACCCCATTTGCCCATGCCGACCGGCGACCCCGTCATCCGCACCATCGCGATGCCCGCCGACACCAACCCCGCGGGCGACATCTTCGGCGGCTGGATCATGTCTCAGATGGATCTCGCGGCCGGCAACGCCGCCGCGCGCATCAGCCAGGGACGCTGCGCAACCGTCGCCGTCGAGGGCATGAGCTTCCACTCACCCGTCAAAGTCGGGGACGAATTGACGGTCTGGGCACGGCTGATAAAGCGCGGACGTTCCTCGATGACGTTCGACGTTCAGGCCTGGAGACGCCCGCGAGATCGCGAAGCACAAACGTGCGTTACGCGTGCCCACTTCACGTTCGTGGCCCTTGATGACAACGGCCGGCCAAGACCGCTGCCCGATTCAGCCGATGGCGAAGGGTGGGTATAA
- a CDS encoding histidine phosphatase family protein — MERVSTLFRHCATAALLLAGIASATFLLDMHGRTASAASSRGDGAHIGFLAVGSPNLEKRSACLLCTRVREQASDYAPVQHFLGGPKRIILLRHADKTDDSDDPDLSDAGRARADHLATYIPQTFGKPDFIFATAHSKHSNRPRETVQPLADALGLKVEHDMEKDEFEDLVDEVFNDPDYKGKTLVICWHHGTLPAIAALLGAPAGSYPDPWPDDAYNLVLDLQYDPNSGSAPTVSRVIEPF, encoded by the coding sequence ATGGAACGCGTCTCCACTCTTTTTCGGCACTGTGCGACGGCGGCCCTTTTACTGGCAGGCATCGCTTCGGCAACGTTTCTCCTGGACATGCACGGCAGAACTGCCAGCGCCGCCTCGTCACGCGGCGATGGCGCTCACATCGGATTCCTCGCTGTTGGCTCGCCGAACCTCGAGAAGCGATCCGCATGCCTCCTTTGCACGCGAGTCCGCGAGCAAGCCAGCGACTACGCGCCCGTCCAACACTTTCTCGGCGGACCCAAGCGCATCATCCTGCTGCGGCACGCCGACAAGACCGATGACAGCGATGACCCTGATCTCTCCGATGCCGGACGCGCGCGTGCGGACCATCTCGCAACGTACATTCCGCAAACATTCGGCAAACCGGATTTCATCTTCGCGACCGCCCACTCGAAGCATTCGAACCGGCCGAGAGAAACGGTGCAGCCGCTCGCGGACGCGCTCGGATTGAAGGTCGAGCACGACATGGAAAAAGACGAATTCGAAGACCTCGTCGATGAGGTCTTCAACGACCCCGACTACAAGGGCAAAACGCTCGTCATCTGCTGGCATCATGGAACCTTGCCCGCAATCGCAGCACTGCTCGGCGCCCCGGCCGGCAGCTATCCCGATCCATGGCCCGACGACGCCTATAATCTCGTCCTGGATTTGCAATACGATCCGAACTCCGGTAGCGCCCCAACGGTCAGCCGCGTCATCGAACCGTTTTGA
- a CDS encoding histidine phosphatase family protein: protein MKNSAEPGRGLKAWLCSFARALGLISAPEEITATHHPGGGPGRILLMRHAEKTGDITDILLSPEGVKRAERLVTYIPQTFGRPDFIYAAARSKRSIRSIETVKPLAAALGIEVQHHIEDKDFKTLVTEIFSKPEYRGKMLVICWHHKKLPEIAALFGAREGSYPAFWPQDVFNLILDFRYDPKSDAAPVVGQIVEPF from the coding sequence TTGAAGAATTCTGCGGAACCGGGCCGCGGCCTGAAAGCATGGCTATGCTCATTCGCCCGAGCTTTGGGGCTGATCAGTGCTCCGGAAGAAATAACGGCGACGCATCACCCCGGCGGCGGACCGGGCCGCATTCTGCTCATGCGCCACGCGGAGAAGACCGGAGACATCACCGATATCCTGCTATCGCCGGAAGGCGTCAAACGCGCCGAGCGGCTCGTGACGTACATTCCCCAGACGTTCGGACGCCCCGATTTCATTTACGCGGCCGCCCGCTCCAAACGCTCGATCCGCTCAATCGAAACGGTGAAGCCGCTCGCCGCCGCGCTCGGTATCGAGGTGCAGCATCACATCGAAGATAAGGACTTCAAAACCCTCGTCACCGAGATCTTTTCGAAGCCCGAATATCGCGGAAAAATGCTCGTCATCTGCTGGCACCACAAGAAGCTGCCGGAGATCGCGGCACTCTTCGGCGCCCGCGAAGGCAGCTATCCCGCCTTCTGGCCGCAAGACGTATTCAATCTGATCCTGGATTTCCGCTACGATCCGAAATCGGACGCAGCCCCAGTCGTGGGACAGATCGTCGAGCCGTTTTGA
- a CDS encoding MBL fold metallo-hydrolase, whose amino-acid sequence MSDARANPSSPLKAAIVRVTPFEQNCTLIWDDATKVGAVVDPGGDLDRIERGIKEAGITVEKILLTHGHIDHAGGAADLRDRLGVKIEGPHRNDSVLLDALEKQGEMYGISGVRNVKPDRWLDDGDKVTVAGHEFEIFHCPGHSPGSVVFFNRGQKFALVGDVIFRGSIGRTDFAYGDHDALISAIKTKLLPLGDDIAFICGHGPPSQFGQERQTNPFLV is encoded by the coding sequence ATGAGCGATGCGCGCGCCAACCCTTCATCCCCGCTCAAGGCGGCGATCGTCCGCGTGACGCCGTTCGAGCAGAATTGCACGCTGATTTGGGATGACGCGACGAAGGTCGGCGCCGTCGTCGATCCGGGTGGCGATCTCGATCGCATCGAGCGGGGAATCAAAGAAGCGGGAATTACGGTCGAGAAGATTCTGCTGACGCACGGCCACATCGATCACGCGGGCGGCGCTGCCGATCTCCGCGACCGGCTCGGCGTGAAGATCGAAGGTCCGCATCGCAACGATTCCGTGCTGCTCGACGCGCTCGAGAAGCAGGGCGAGATGTACGGCATCTCCGGTGTTCGCAACGTGAAGCCCGATCGCTGGCTGGACGATGGCGATAAAGTCACCGTTGCCGGGCACGAGTTCGAGATTTTTCACTGCCCCGGGCATTCGCCGGGGTCCGTCGTTTTTTTCAACCGGGGGCAAAAATTCGCGCTGGTCGGTGACGTGATATTCCGCGGGTCGATCGGGCGGACCGATTTTGCTTACGGCGACCACGACGCGTTGATATCGGCGATCAAGACGAAGCTTCTGCCGCTCGGCGACGATATCGCGTTTATTTGCGGTCATGGTCCGCCGAGCCAGTTCGGGCAGGAGCGGCAGACCAATCCGTTTCTGGTCTAA
- a CDS encoding outer membrane protein, whose amino-acid sequence MIRNLASLALVAAGTSIAAAVPAAANDWAGPYIGIGGGYGMTNTRTNAFITDFLDEAVTSKSGQAGNGGFLTLSAGYDHALFGPLVVGVFVDYDFSNIDTGFSSLLAAETGHFKVGDQLSVGGRVGYLVAPTTLFFSTFGYAHSDPSDMTINYNGSKLRADLGSFNGYFLGSGVETLIGNGFSLKAEYRYTSMQAENADFGFGPIAVTNGVKPQIQTIRMSLNYRFGDGKKDVVDNSIPPITSSWTGPYIGVGTGYSVAQKREDFGPNAGPFNNPVSNDGGFISASVGYDYQFRQRFVAGAFADADFSNLHYSDTNSADDGTEFWSSRGGFKNILMVGGRLGYLTAPDTLLFVSGGYANAGLGETLLTVNISDPPVSGVLYDAKRLSGAFIGAGIETKIWDSLSLKAEYRYIDLESATLEPFPAHIDPDIQMGRLSLNWRP is encoded by the coding sequence ATGATTAGAAACCTTGCCAGCCTCGCATTAGTCGCGGCAGGCACGTCGATTGCCGCCGCGGTGCCGGCTGCCGCCAATGACTGGGCAGGACCGTATATCGGCATCGGCGGCGGCTATGGGATGACGAACACCCGTACGAACGCCTTTATCACGGACTTCTTAGACGAGGCAGTTACGAGCAAGAGTGGCCAAGCAGGCAATGGCGGTTTCCTTACTCTCAGCGCCGGCTATGACCACGCCCTGTTCGGACCGTTGGTCGTTGGCGTTTTTGTCGACTACGATTTCTCTAATATCGATACCGGCTTTTCCAGCCTGCTAGCCGCCGAGACGGGCCACTTCAAGGTGGGCGATCAACTCTCGGTCGGCGGCCGGGTGGGCTATCTCGTTGCGCCGACGACACTCTTCTTCTCGACGTTCGGCTACGCCCATTCCGATCCAAGTGACATGACGATCAACTATAATGGCTCCAAGCTCCGAGCAGATCTCGGAAGCTTTAACGGCTACTTCCTGGGCAGTGGTGTCGAAACATTGATTGGGAACGGATTTAGCCTCAAGGCTGAATATCGCTATACATCAATGCAGGCGGAGAACGCTGATTTCGGGTTCGGCCCGATCGCTGTGACGAATGGCGTCAAACCGCAAATCCAAACCATCAGAATGTCGCTCAACTATCGCTTCGGTGACGGCAAGAAGGACGTTGTCGACAATTCGATCCCGCCGATCACGAGCAGCTGGACCGGGCCGTACATTGGCGTCGGCACAGGCTATAGCGTGGCCCAAAAGCGGGAAGACTTCGGCCCGAATGCAGGTCCCTTTAACAATCCGGTCAGCAATGACGGCGGCTTCATCTCGGCATCGGTCGGCTACGACTATCAGTTCAGGCAAAGGTTCGTCGCCGGTGCGTTCGCCGACGCTGATTTCTCGAACCTTCACTACAGCGACACCAATAGTGCTGATGATGGCACCGAATTTTGGAGCAGCCGCGGTGGGTTCAAAAACATCCTGATGGTCGGCGGTAGACTCGGATACCTCACCGCACCAGACACCCTGCTGTTTGTCAGCGGCGGCTATGCCAATGCCGGACTTGGAGAGACCCTTCTCACCGTTAATATTTCCGACCCGCCAGTGTCCGGCGTCTTGTACGACGCGAAGCGCCTCTCCGGCGCGTTCATCGGCGCCGGCATCGAAACCAAAATCTGGGATTCGCTCTCGCTCAAAGCCGAATACCGCTACATCGACCTGGAGAGCGCAACCCTTGAGCCATTCCCTGCGCACATCGACCCTGACATCCAGATGGGACGACTTTCTTTGAATTGGCGGCCCTGA
- a CDS encoding outer membrane protein, whose product MVEKIASLGLAVGAIWAIAAGPAAANDWNGPSIGIGGGYQMTNIDTTAFQFGGIGEARETSRGVPGAGGFFTLSAGYDRKLSGPLVVGVFVDYDFGDVDTHFTTTNFGLDGTLTLKNQLSAGGRIGYLASPSTLFFGTFGYAHADSSDRTTFGFDQTHGNFGEFNGYFLGGGVEALVYDNFSIKAEYRYTSYQSEVGDFNGIVGDSVKPQLQSVRLSLNYRFGDRKTDVVDNPAPSVTSNWTGPYLGIGGGYSIATNMLEFSDTDEFGTTVSRNPEGSQGGFISLSAGYDLQIRPRIVIGAFVDGDFSNLHHSEGVHFSDADSLDDETVRNDFKDFIMVGGRIGYLTTPDTLLFVSGGYANAGLGDTTVTCNCTDVLDFPQGRIIAGKRLSGAFIGGGIETKIWDALSLKAEYRYVDLANSNVTNFLDVDPEILETISSRMDPAVQMGRLSLNWRFNGGPRTEPLK is encoded by the coding sequence ATGGTCGAGAAAATCGCAAGCCTCGGGTTAGCCGTTGGAGCAATTTGGGCTATCGCCGCCGGCCCAGCAGCCGCAAACGACTGGAACGGCCCCTCGATCGGCATCGGCGGCGGCTACCAAATGACGAACATCGACACCACCGCATTCCAGTTCGGCGGGATCGGCGAAGCGCGCGAGACGTCGCGCGGCGTGCCCGGAGCGGGAGGCTTTTTCACTCTCAGCGCAGGCTACGATCGCAAGCTATCCGGCCCTCTCGTCGTCGGCGTATTCGTCGATTACGACTTCGGTGACGTGGACACCCACTTTACGACTACGAACTTCGGTCTGGACGGAACACTCACCCTGAAGAACCAGCTCTCGGCTGGCGGCCGGATCGGTTATCTCGCTTCGCCCTCGACGCTGTTCTTCGGAACGTTCGGCTATGCCCACGCCGATTCGAGCGATCGCACGACCTTCGGCTTCGACCAGACGCATGGAAACTTCGGCGAGTTCAACGGCTACTTCCTCGGCGGTGGCGTCGAGGCATTGGTCTACGACAATTTCAGCATCAAAGCCGAATACCGCTATACGTCGTACCAGTCTGAAGTCGGCGACTTCAACGGCATCGTAGGCGACTCCGTTAAACCACAGCTGCAGAGCGTCAGGCTCTCACTGAATTACCGGTTCGGCGACCGAAAGACCGACGTCGTGGACAATCCGGCTCCCTCGGTCACCAGCAATTGGACCGGCCCCTACCTCGGCATCGGCGGCGGCTACAGCATCGCCACGAACATGCTGGAATTTTCGGACACCGACGAGTTCGGTACGACCGTCAGCCGAAACCCGGAAGGCAGCCAAGGCGGATTCATCTCTCTGTCCGCGGGCTACGATCTGCAAATCCGGCCAAGGATTGTCATAGGCGCCTTCGTGGATGGCGATTTTTCGAATTTGCATCATAGCGAAGGCGTGCACTTTTCTGATGCCGACTCGCTCGACGACGAAACCGTTCGCAACGACTTCAAAGATTTCATCATGGTCGGCGGCAGGATTGGCTATCTGACAACCCCCGATACGCTCCTCTTCGTGAGCGGAGGGTATGCCAACGCCGGCCTCGGAGACACGACCGTCACCTGCAACTGCACCGACGTTCTCGATTTCCCGCAAGGCCGGATCATTGCCGGCAAACGCCTCTCAGGCGCCTTCATCGGCGGCGGCATCGAAACCAAAATTTGGGATGCGCTGTCGCTCAAGGCCGAATATCGCTACGTCGACCTCGCGAATTCGAACGTAACGAACTTCCTCGACGTGGATCCAGAGATCCTCGAAACGATCTCTTCGCGAATGGATCCCGCCGTCCAGATGGGACGCCTGTCCCTCAATTGGCGCTTCAACGGCGGTCCGCGCACCGAACCATTGAAGTAA
- the ctrA gene encoding response regulator transcription factor CtrA, protein MRVLLIEDDSATAQSIELMLQSEGFNVYTTDLGEEGVDLGKLYDYDIILLDLNLPDMSGYEVLKTLRVAKVGTPILILSGLAGIDDKVRGLGFGADDYMTKPFHKDELVARIQAIVRRSKGHAQSVIETGDLRVNLDTKTVDVNNQRVHLTGKEYQMLELLSLRKGTTLTKEMFLNHLYGGMDEPELKIIDVFICKLRKKLQAATGGKHYIETVWGRGYVLRDPGHEGSEAA, encoded by the coding sequence ATGCGGGTTCTACTCATTGAAGACGACAGTGCCACGGCGCAGAGCATCGAGCTAATGCTGCAGTCCGAGGGTTTTAATGTTTACACGACGGACCTTGGAGAAGAGGGCGTCGATCTAGGTAAGCTTTATGACTACGATATCATTCTCCTGGATCTTAACCTTCCAGACATGAGCGGTTACGAAGTTCTGAAGACTCTTCGCGTCGCGAAGGTCGGAACACCGATCCTCATACTCTCGGGTCTTGCGGGCATCGACGACAAGGTTCGTGGTCTCGGCTTCGGCGCCGACGACTACATGACGAAACCTTTCCACAAGGATGAACTCGTCGCACGCATTCAAGCGATCGTTCGTCGATCGAAGGGACACGCACAGTCGGTCATCGAGACCGGCGATCTTCGCGTCAACCTCGACACCAAGACGGTCGACGTCAATAATCAGCGCGTTCATCTGACCGGCAAGGAATATCAGATGCTCGAGCTTCTTTCGCTTAGAAAGGGCACGACTCTGACGAAAGAGATGTTCCTTAATCATCTCTACGGCGGAATGGATGAACCTGAGCTGAAGATCATCGACGTCTTCATCTGTAAACTCAGGAAGAAGCTGCAAGCTGCTACTGGCGGCAAGCACTACATCGAGACGGTGTGGGGCCGCGGGTATGTGCTGCGCGATCCGGGACATGAAGGTTCCGAGGCCGCTTAA
- a CDS encoding flagellar export protein FliJ, with protein MKSRDMAIRLKRREVEEKSRKVDDLERIIREFDQMASDLERQIQLEEDRTGIRDRAHFSYSTFAKAAAQRRDNLRQSTEGLREKLAAAVRERDDTVEQFSRASQQAANLDDPRAGRRDRPFGITALR; from the coding sequence ATGAAGTCACGTGACATGGCCATACGCCTGAAGCGTCGTGAAGTAGAAGAGAAGTCTAGAAAGGTAGATGATCTAGAGCGAATTATTCGCGAGTTCGATCAGATGGCCTCGGACCTCGAACGCCAGATTCAGCTTGAGGAAGATCGCACGGGCATTCGCGATCGGGCTCATTTCTCCTATTCGACGTTCGCAAAAGCGGCTGCACAACGGCGCGACAACCTCCGGCAGTCGACGGAAGGCCTCCGCGAGAAACTGGCCGCCGCCGTTCGTGAGCGCGACGACACGGTCGAGCAATTCTCTCGCGCCTCACAACAAGCCGCTAACCTTGACGATCCCCGCGCCGGCCGTCGTGACCGCCCTTTCGGCATCACCGCCCTTCGCTAA
- a CDS encoding DUF1153 domain-containing protein, producing MTEQQMRARGRYVIGPDGSPLTVADLPPRDTKRWVIRRKAEVVAAVRGGLLSIEEACERYTLTVDEFLSWQRSIDKHGLPGLRATRLQDYRD from the coding sequence ATGACCGAACAGCAGATGAGAGCGCGCGGGCGCTACGTGATCGGACCCGATGGGTCACCGCTCACGGTCGCAGACCTTCCCCCGCGGGATACGAAACGATGGGTCATTCGCCGCAAGGCCGAGGTGGTCGCCGCTGTCCGCGGTGGTCTTCTCAGCATTGAAGAAGCTTGCGAGCGTTATACGTTGACCGTCGACGAGTTCCTGTCGTGGCAGCGTTCTATCGACAAGCACGGCCTGCCCGGCCTTCGCGCAACGCGTTTACAGGACTATCGGGACTAA
- the mnmA gene encoding tRNA 2-thiouridine(34) synthase MnmA yields the protein MNQTETSSAGSSATRAPNQAGAAKKRVVVAMSGGVDSSVAAAIMKAAGHDVIGVTLQLYDHGSATGRKGSCCAGQDIHDARRVAEALDIPHYVLDYETRFAAKVIESFAESYVAGETPIPCVTCNNEIKFRDLLDTAKDLGADVLVTGHYVQRHDTEDGPVLSRAVDADRDQSYFLFGITKEQLASLWFPIGGMQKAAVRDLARSFNLPVADKSDSQDICFVPTGKYTDVIERLKPSALDSGNIVHLDGRILGRHDGIVHYTVGQRRGIKIPAAEPLYVVRLDASKNEVVVGPRSALRTTGLMLRNVNWLGEKPLSEVAAGGLSLYVRMRSSQALRPALLAIADDGAIRVELADGEEGIATGQACVFYADAGTEGRVLGGGWIAKTIKATNAAEHVVTNTTMAGAER from the coding sequence ATGAACCAGACCGAAACATCATCTGCCGGCAGCAGCGCGACGCGCGCCCCAAATCAGGCGGGCGCAGCGAAAAAGCGCGTCGTGGTGGCGATGTCAGGTGGCGTCGATAGCTCAGTTGCCGCAGCCATCATGAAGGCCGCAGGCCACGACGTCATCGGCGTCACGCTGCAGCTCTACGATCATGGGTCAGCGACGGGCCGGAAAGGCAGCTGTTGCGCGGGCCAGGACATCCACGACGCCCGGCGCGTGGCCGAGGCGCTTGATATTCCGCACTATGTTCTCGACTACGAGACGCGCTTTGCCGCCAAGGTCATCGAGTCATTCGCCGAGAGCTACGTCGCCGGTGAAACACCGATCCCTTGCGTCACCTGCAATAACGAAATCAAGTTCCGCGATCTGCTCGATACCGCCAAGGACCTGGGCGCCGATGTCCTCGTGACCGGCCACTACGTGCAACGCCACGACACCGAAGACGGACCAGTCCTCTCTCGCGCCGTCGATGCGGATCGTGATCAGAGCTATTTCCTATTCGGAATCACGAAGGAACAGCTCGCGTCGCTTTGGTTTCCGATCGGCGGCATGCAGAAGGCCGCCGTGCGCGACCTCGCCCGCTCATTCAATCTACCGGTTGCCGACAAGTCCGATAGCCAGGACATCTGTTTCGTTCCGACGGGGAAGTACACCGACGTGATCGAACGCCTGAAGCCGAGCGCGCTCGATTCCGGCAATATCGTCCATCTCGATGGGCGCATCCTTGGTCGTCACGACGGCATCGTGCATTACACGGTCGGCCAGCGCCGCGGCATAAAAATTCCCGCCGCCGAGCCCCTTTACGTCGTCCGTCTCGACGCATCGAAGAACGAAGTCGTCGTCGGTCCGCGTTCGGCGCTCAGAACCACGGGCCTCATGCTCCGGAACGTCAATTGGCTCGGGGAAAAGCCCTTGAGCGAGGTCGCCGCGGGCGGTCTTTCCCTTTATGTTCGCATGCGTTCGTCGCAAGCGCTCCGGCCTGCACTTCTCGCAATCGCTGATGATGGCGCAATTCGGGTTGAGCTTGCGGACGGCGAAGAGGGTATTGCGACCGGACAAGCGTGCGTGTTTTATGCCGATGCCGGGACGGAAGGACGTGTCCTTGGCGGGGGATGGATCGCGAAAACGATCAAGGCCACAAATGCCGCCGAGCATGTGGTCACGAACACCACGATGGCCGGAGCGGAACGCTAA
- a CDS encoding class I SAM-dependent methyltransferase: MSDNKPSGLHASSGVRGAAQKRRSDAKVVQLDEGQVRDAYRRWAPVYDYTFGAISTAGRRHAVEIVNAGEGRVLEVGVGTGLSLPDYKKHLDIVGIDLAPEMLDKARDRVKAEKLTNISGLYEMDASNLRFPDNSFDTTVAMYVITVVPDPQKVMLELARVTKPGGEVMLVNHFSQEDGVRGWVERQMAPFADLVGWHSVFDVSRVMVCPDLKLMDRKALRPWGIFTMMRFRKEGAANQRPVAAE, from the coding sequence GTGAGCGACAACAAGCCTTCGGGCCTCCACGCCTCCTCGGGAGTGCGTGGGGCGGCACAGAAAAGGCGTTCGGATGCGAAAGTCGTGCAGCTCGATGAAGGCCAGGTCCGCGACGCTTACCGTCGCTGGGCGCCTGTGTACGATTACACCTTCGGCGCCATCTCGACGGCCGGCCGTCGCCACGCCGTCGAAATCGTCAACGCTGGTGAAGGGCGCGTCCTCGAGGTTGGCGTCGGCACCGGCCTCTCACTCCCCGATTACAAAAAGCATTTGGATATCGTCGGCATCGACCTCGCGCCGGAAATGCTGGACAAGGCCCGCGATCGCGTCAAAGCCGAGAAGCTGACGAACATCTCCGGCCTCTACGAAATGGACGCGAGCAACCTTCGCTTTCCCGACAATTCGTTCGACACGACCGTCGCGATGTACGTGATCACCGTCGTTCCCGATCCGCAGAAGGTCATGCTGGAACTTGCTCGCGTGACGAAGCCCGGCGGCGAGGTCATGCTGGTGAACCACTTCAGCCAGGAAGACGGCGTCCGCGGCTGGGTCGAACGCCAGATGGCGCCGTTCGCCGATCTCGTCGGCTGGCACTCGGTGTTCGACGTCTCGCGTGTGATGGTCTGTCCGGATCTTAAGCTGATGGACCGCAAGGCCCTGCGGCCCTGGGGCATCTTCACGATGATGCGCTTCCGCAAGGAAGGGGCAGCAAACCAGCGCCCAGTTGCCGCGGAATAG
- a CDS encoding class I SAM-dependent methyltransferase, with amino-acid sequence MGLRTALGLRKKTAAASPVEKVKLTKPLPLHPDAAKWFAGKELTTDWATWHARNWLTFISQIDRPVKSVLEIGSWEGRSAIVWLNLLPHCHVTCVDAWDLFKSPGHAERDRRFDSNLAEYEGRFRKIKSLSIDALTRLLAEHAHFDLIYIDGTHTRDGTLADSVLAWPMLRQGGVMIWDDYLWEMHRPSKERPQEAIDWFLREYGASLEVIHKGYQIAVRRKDLTPFASS; translated from the coding sequence ATGGGACTGAGAACGGCACTTGGATTGCGGAAGAAAACGGCTGCCGCGTCGCCAGTCGAAAAAGTGAAGCTGACAAAACCGCTGCCGCTGCATCCGGACGCAGCCAAGTGGTTCGCTGGTAAGGAGCTCACGACGGACTGGGCTACGTGGCATGCCCGTAATTGGCTGACTTTTATCTCCCAAATTGACCGCCCCGTTAAGTCGGTTCTTGAGATCGGATCGTGGGAAGGACGATCCGCAATCGTCTGGCTTAACTTATTGCCACACTGTCACGTGACTTGTGTCGACGCCTGGGACCTCTTCAAGTCTCCTGGGCATGCTGAGCGCGACCGCCGATTTGATTCCAATCTGGCTGAATATGAAGGCCGCTTTAGAAAGATCAAAAGTCTATCTATCGACGCACTGACTAGGCTTCTCGCCGAGCACGCACATTTCGATCTCATCTATATTGACGGCACCCACACGAGAGACGGGACGCTTGCGGACTCCGTCCTCGCATGGCCAATGCTCCGTCAGGGCGGCGTGATGATCTGGGACGACTACCTATGGGAGATGCACAGACCCTCGAAAGAGCGGCCCCAGGAAGCTATCGATTGGTTCCTGCGTGAGTATGGCGCTAGCCTCGAAGTGATCCATAAGGGGTATCAGATCGCTGTACGTCGCAAAGATCTGACACCCTTTGCATCGAGCTAA